The genomic window aaaatttattattattattttttaacgaAGAGATGTTAGTCGTTTTCTCTTCACCTTCTTTAAATACAGAAAATTCTCACAGAAGATCATTACTTTTTCTGCAAAgtttgatcttgggattttgttCTATCCTGAGGGAATTATTGCAAAACCTGGTGCAGACATGAGGGCAATAAATTCCTAAAAGACAGTGTTCCTACACACCTCAAAATCCACTAGATTCTTCTTCAATCTCTCCTTTCTCTAACAGATTAGTTTATGCTTGGAGTCGGTATTTAAATGAAATTAGTAAAagcaatattatattttttatatattagttaGTTATTAAGGTATATAACAAATACtagtttctatatcatttatatatatatatatatatatatccgatTATTACTTTTGCaggtaaatttaaatatatttataattataatatataaatatccaaATGTTAGTTGTAGAGATAGAGTTGTAATCCTAATGGAGTcacatgtaaaaatataatttgcacACAAAATCTCATTAAAGAGATTTGACCCcctaaaaaaaaccattaatttaataaataaataaatacatatagatTGAGTTATTTCACCGACAGGCATGAGTTGTAGAACCATTTGGCTCAAgataatttagggtttaaaaaaaaaaaaaacttaaaagaaaaattttggaatttattttattttattttttataagatgTGACAAGCCACATGTGAGGAGGCATTATACacattcatttgaaattaaaaacattttcattagtctctaataattaataattcaaattttaaattagtaaaaaaCTTTAGTtcagtcaaataaaaaaataatttatccatttttttaaaaaaattatttttaaataagtaaaataacacaaaagatGAATTTTATGAGctcaaatttgaattttgatcaggaattgaaattattttttaatcatttcaaaatatatcttcatttaatttaaattattaaaataatttaaaaataatatcaagctgaaaataataataaaataaataaaattatttaatgacgTGGCATAGGGTTATggacaaaaacaaataataaataaatagttcaaGTCCTGGTCGAAGTTCAAACGGGGGCATCATTATCTATAAATTCCACCCCCGCCTTCTTCTCCAACATTACTTCGCAAGTGCTTAAACACTTCCCCATATTTCCTCTCTCTGAATCCACTTCCCTTTCccccaaaccctaatccaatggtGAACGGCAAGCCAGAGATTGGACCGATCGGAGAAGGAGAGGGGAAGATGGGGAGCACTAAGGGGGGAGAGAAGCCGGAATCACTTGTTTTGGGAGAGGAGTGGCCGAAGCTTGGAGATTTGGGACAGAGGAGTGGAAAAAGAGAAGCGGATGCCGCCGTGAGAGTCTCTGATTTGGAGAGCATTGGAGGCGTTTCCAGAGATCGATCATCATCACTGCCTTGCTTGCAAGTTCAGCCGCAGGTTGTGTTTCTTTACTTCATTTAGGTTTTGTTTTGCAgaagtttttctttattggttctTTTGGGTTTGATGGTTGTGTTTGTtaaattgtgtgtgtgtttgtgtgtttttttaaaaattggattTGTGTGTAATTGATGATGATTATTAAGTTTGTAAATAATCCTGATATGTGTGAGGATATGGCATGTAATTACACGGTTACTCCCAAACATGGCGATTATTTTGAATTCTAAGTAATTAAGAAGGTTTGTAATTGCTAATTGTTGTAATGCTGTACTTTTGAACACACCTTTAGAACATAGATCACAGGAATCTAGTGGAAAAAGATGAGATATGTCTCATGTTAGAGAACACTAGATGAAAAACATATTTGggaatgtttttttatgttttaatgttcttagataaatattttttattaacataattaagaggagaaagaaaatggaaattttttattgaagaaaggAAGTGTGTACTCAAGTACGAAAATATATGGGAATATTCATATTTAGACAAACTGAGGGTAATTTGTTTTAAACACTTGTTTTTGGCTTAACTTAAATGGTGAGGGGATCTttgtttgtaaaatataaaGGTTGTGGTTGAATTCAGATGCTAGAAACTTGAGGACTGTGTGTATTTAGGCAATATTTAGAAGGTTTTATATTAATGCTTATGAAAATATAtggaaatatttatatttagacaAACTGATGGTATTTTGTTTTAACTGCTTGTTTTTGTCTTAACTTAACTAATGTTGCTtaaaaaactgttttttttttttcttttttgaaatcatgtttttataagGAGTCTTgagtaatattattttttaattactctcTCTTGCTATTAGCATGGGAAAAGGTTTACATGCATTTCTGTATGTTTTTTGGTTGGTTGCTGCTCTTTAGCCAAAGTTCCTGTACTTAAATGGTACACCACATTGTGTTCAATTATGCTTGTTGTTTGAACAAATAACTAAATCTCGGATGCTAGCATTAATTCATTGATCAATTCTAGTGTTTTTTTGTGTATCTATTACTCGtcagccattttttttttaactggctgggtttttattttattttttatttttgtttttggtcttCAGGCATCAAAAGACATTCAGAGACATTATGGAGATAAAATTGGCAATCACTACAATGGACCCTATCCTCGGCCTGCAATGATAGGTGGTCCTCAACCATCTAACTACTGTCATCATCCATCATCACAGTTCCAAGAAGTAGGGAGACATGTTTACCACGCATATCCCCATCCGAATCCATTTCCATACTACCAACAACAATTCCTTGCACCGCCATATGATCCATTTGTGAATTATCACCAGACAACTTCTTATGTAATGAATCAAGCACATACCTACCGTGCAGAACAGAATTCtagaccaaatcctcctacatTGGACCATCGCTTCAGATCGAAGGCATTCATTCGACAATGTTTGCCTAAGTTTTATCCAGATTCAGGCTTTATAAATAACCCTTATTATTATGGTAATGCCAACCACAAGtttatacataattatttatatatgtgccTCAGTTCCTCGTTCTGCAATTATTTATCTCTGTTTTCTTTCAGATTTTTTCAACTTCTTAAAAACATAAGGTTCActgatttttcatttatttattattttgttttaaaatgatTATCTCTTCTAATATAGGGCATGTTCCTCCTGTACCTTATTCTGCTGCTGCTCCTTGTTCACCTGCTGCTTCTGTTGGTGTTC from Dioscorea cayenensis subsp. rotundata cultivar TDr96_F1 chromosome 9, TDr96_F1_v2_PseudoChromosome.rev07_lg8_w22 25.fasta, whole genome shotgun sequence includes these protein-coding regions:
- the LOC120269234 gene encoding la-related protein 1A-like; amino-acid sequence: MVNGKPEIGPIGEGEGKMGSTKGGEKPESLVLGEEWPKLGDLGQRSGKREADAAVRVSDLESIGGVSRDRSSSLPCLQVQPQASKDIQRHYGDKIGNHYNGPYPRPAMIGGPQPSNYCHHPSSQFQEVGRHVYHAYPHPNPFPYYQQQFLAPPYDPFVNYHQTTSYVMNQAHTYRAEQNSRPNPPTLDHRFRSKAFIRQCLPKFYPDSGFINNPYYYGHVPPVPYSAAAPCSPAASVGVRTPPFDVSSTSHYHNSFQGQHKMDKRASIVHQVEYYFSDENLPSDHHLLSLLDKDGWVSIHYIASFRRLNNLAKNNTRLILDVLRSSNFIEIRGDKIRRRDWSKWIQASRHHTSSSKSHVTIDPSEGEQRTLVIAEQSNLNQIILQKDCLPCNNSTGNNDGLNTLT